A portion of the Lolium rigidum isolate FL_2022 chromosome 1, APGP_CSIRO_Lrig_0.1, whole genome shotgun sequence genome contains these proteins:
- the LOC124651358 gene encoding bifunctional TH2 protein, mitochondrial-like, whose product MRHLLRLRLPLPPLRLRPNPTTTKSFFPLSSSSWSSTRTTPTNHHHHKQQMSPSSSSAAAVAEGSAARRFWIAAATREAAFAAYTPFLVALAAGSLPLDSFRHYLAQDTHFLHAFARAYEMAEECADDDDDKANITALRQAVLRELNLHSSVLQEWGVDPTKEIPPNPATTKYTNFLLATAAGKVDGGKGSDKMVTPFEKTKIAAYTVGAMTPCMRLYAYLGKELGFLLKQDENHPYKKWINTYAATDFEGNALRIEELLDKLSVSLTGEELEILGKLYQQAMRLEVAFFSAQLLDEPIVAPLTRYRDPKDKLVIFSDFDLTCTVVDSSAILAEIAILSHQKAGQTGSDNLVNRTKSADLRNSWNMLSNQYTEEHEQCIERLLPPEEAKSLDYDQLYKGLEVLSEFERQANSRVIDSGVLSGMNLDDIRKAGERLILQDGCRNFFQKIGETRENLNLDIHILSYCWCAELIRSAFSSVGCLDGLNLHSNEFVFEGSVSTGKINRKIESPLDKVEKFKSIKSDLDSTTPSLSVYIGDSVGDLLCLLEADIGIVVGSSTTLRRVGKQFGVSFVPLLPGLIEKQRQLGKQEASVFKARSGVLHTVSSWSEVQAFILGNDFS is encoded by the exons ccaccaccaccacaagcaGCAGatgtcgccgtcctcctcctccgcggccgcGGTCGCCGAgggctccgccgcgcgccgcttcTGGATCGCCGCCGCCACGCGGGAGGCCGCCTTCGCCGCCTACACGCCCTTCCTCGTCGCCCTCGCCGCGGGCTCCCTCCCGCTCGACTCCTTCCGCCACTACCTCGCGCAGGACACCCACTTCCTCCACGCCTTCGCGCGCGC CTACGAGATGGCCGAGGAGTgcgccgacgacgacgatgacaagGCCAACATCACCGCCCTTCGCCAGGCCGTACTACGCGAGCTCAACCTCCACTCTTCCGTACTCCAG GAGTGGGGAGTAGATCCTACAAAAGAGATCCCTCCAAACCCAGCAACAACCAAGTACACCAATTTCTTACTTGCAACTGCAGCTGGAAAAGTCGATGGTGGGAAAGGTTCTGATAAAATGGTCACACCATTCGAGAAGACTAAAATCGCTGCATACACTGTTGGGGCCATGACTCCGTGCATGAGGCTTTACGCATATCTAGGCAAAGAACTCGGCTTCCTCCTGAAACAAGATGAAAATCACCCATACAAGAAATGGATCAATACATACGCGGCAACTGATTTTGAG GGTAATGCACTTCGAATAGAAGAGTTGCTTGACAAGCTAAGTGTCTCGTTAACTGGCGAGGAGCTTGAGATTCTTGGGAAGCTCTACCAACAAGCTATGAGACTGGAAGTTGCCTTTTTCTCTGCTCAGCTCCTAGACGAACCTATTGTAGCTCCACTTACAAGATATCGTGATCCCAAAGACAAGCTTGTGATCTTTTCTGATTTTGACTTGACATGCACTGTTGTTGATTCATCTGCCATTCTGGCGGAGATAGCAATTTTGTCACACCAAAAGGCTGGTCAGACTGGTTCCGATAATCTCGTTAACCGTACAAAATCAGCAGACCTCAGAAATTCATGGAATATGCTATCTAATCAGTACACTGAAGAGCATGAGCAATGCATTGAAAGATTACTTCCTCCAGAAGAAG CGAAGTCACTAGACTATGATCAACTTTACAAAGGTTTGGAAGTGCTATCAGAATTTGAGAGACAAGCAAACTCCAGGGTTATTGATTCTGGTGTCCTGAGTGGAATGAACTTAGATGACATCAGAAAAGCTGGGGAGCGGCTTATTCTGCAAGATGGTTGTCGAAATTTCTTTCAGAAAATTGGAGAGACAAGGGAGAACCTCAATTTAGATATCCATATTCTTTCCTATTGCTGGTGTGCAGAGCTTATCAGATCAGCCTTTTCGTCAG TTGGTTGTCTGGACGGATTAAACCTGCATTCTAACGAGTTTGTCTTTGAGGGATCTGTTTCAACTGGTAAAATCAACAGAAAAATAGAGTCTCCATTAGATAAAGTTGAGAAGTTCAAGAGCATCAAAAGTGACCTGGACAGTACAACACCATCATTGTCTGTTTATATTGGAGACTCTGTTGGAGATTTGCTTTGCTTGTTGGAAGCAGATATTGGTATTGTTGTTGGATCAAGCACAACCTTGCGAAGAGTGGGCAAACAGTTTGGTGTTTCTTTTGTTCCATTGCTCCCTGGTTTGATAGAGAAGCAAAGGCAGCTTGGGAAGCAAGAGGCGTCCGTCTTCAAGGCGCGGTCTGGAGTTCTTCATACAGTTTCTAGCTGGTCAGAGGTGCAGGCTTTCATTCTGGGAAATGATTTCAGCTGA
- the LOC124651366 gene encoding GDSL esterase/lipase LTL1-like, giving the protein MAAPAVLLVMAMAVLAAATAATATTPRPFFVFGDSLVDSGNNNYLVTTARADSPPYGIDHPTHRATGRFSNGLNVPDIISEYLGAEPVLPYLSPYLDGRKLLVGANFASAGVGILNDTGIQFVNIIRMEKQLRYFEQYQNRVRRLIGEEATRRLVQSALVLITLGGNDFVNNYYLLPFSARSREFALPDYVSYLISEYRTILQQLHGLGARRVLVTGSGPIGCAPAELATRSANGECDIELQRAAALYNPQLVRMTRELNAQYGSDVFIAVNAYRMHMDFISAPAAYGFITSKVACCGQGPYNGVGLCTAFSSICPDRSLYAFWDNFHPTERANRIIVSQFMAGSPDYMHPLNLSTILAMDAAAVTTAMP; this is encoded by the exons ATGGCTGCGCCTGCCGTCCTCCTCGTCATGGCGATGGCCGTCTtagcagcagcaacggcggcgacggcgaccacTCCTCGCCCCTTCTTCGTGTTCGGCGACTCCCTGGTGGACAGCGGCAACAACAACTACCTGGTCACCACGGCGCGCGCCGACTCGCCGCCCTACGGCATCGACCACCCGACCCACCGCGCCACCGGCCGCTTCTCCAACGGCCTCAACGTCCCCGACATCATCAGCGAGTACCTCGGCGCCGAGCCCGTGCTCCCCTACCTCAGCCCCTACCTCGACGGCCGCAAGCTCCTCGTCGGCGCCAACTTCGCCTCCGCCGGCGTCGGCATCCTCAACGACACCGGCATCCAGTTT GTGAACATCATCCGGATGGAGAAGCAGCTGCGCTACTTCGAGCAGTACCAGAACCGGGTGCGGCGGCTGATCGGCGAGGAGGCGACGCGGCGGCTGGTGCAGAGCGCGCTGGTGCTCATCACGCTCGGCGGCAACGACTTCGTCAACAACTACTACCTGCTGCCCTTCTCCGCCCGGTCGCGCGAGTTCGCGCTGCCGGACTACGTCAGCTACCTCATCTCCGAGTACAGGACCATCCTCCAGCAGCTCCACGGCCTCGGCGCCCGCCGCGTCCTCGTCACCGGCTCCGGCCCCATCGGCTGCGCGCCGGCAGAGCTCGCCACGCGGAGCGCCAACGGGGAGTGCGACATCGAGCTGCAGCGCGCGGCGGCGCTCTACAACCCGCAGCTGGTGCGGATGACCAGGGAGCTCAACGCCCAGTACGGCTCCGACGTGTTCATCGCCGTCAACGCCTACCGCATGCACATGGACTTCATCTCGGCCCCGGCGGCGTACGGCTTCATCACCTCCAAGGTGGCGTGCTGCGGGCAGGGCCCGTACAACGGCGTGGGGCTGTGCACCGCGTTTTCCAGCATCTGCCCGGACCGCTCCCTCTACGCCTTCTGGGACAACTTCCACCCCACCGAGAGGGCCAACCGCATCATCGTCAGCCAGTTCATGGCCGGCTCGCCGGACTACATGCACCCGCTCAACCTCTCCACCATCCTCGCCATGGACGCCGCCGCTGTCACCACCGCGATGCCATGA